A section of the Dehalobacter sp. DCM genome encodes:
- a CDS encoding XTP/dITP diphosphatase, which yields MDILLATTNKGKIRELGDLLKNTDMKILSLSDLPEYTEVEETGSTFAENAFIKARAVCALSRTVTLADDSGLEVDALNGAPGVYSARYAGEPKNDQRNIDKLLNDLEGVPEEKRTARFRCCLAIVCPDGREYLTEGSVDGRILFEEKGNDGFGYDPIFYLPDLGKTMAELSLDQKNALSHRAQAFAKAVPILEGLRL from the coding sequence ATGGATATCCTGCTGGCAACAACGAATAAAGGTAAGATCAGAGAACTCGGAGATCTACTAAAAAACACAGATATGAAAATCTTGTCCTTGAGTGATTTGCCGGAATATACAGAGGTTGAGGAGACCGGCAGCACCTTTGCAGAAAACGCGTTTATCAAGGCAAGAGCCGTCTGTGCACTGTCGCGAACGGTCACTTTAGCGGATGATTCCGGTCTGGAAGTTGATGCGCTTAACGGAGCGCCGGGTGTCTATTCTGCCCGCTATGCCGGAGAACCCAAGAACGATCAGCGCAATATCGATAAGCTGCTGAACGATTTGGAAGGAGTCCCCGAAGAAAAACGGACGGCACGTTTTCGCTGCTGCCTGGCGATTGTTTGCCCTGACGGTCGGGAATATTTGACCGAAGGATCGGTTGACGGAAGGATTCTATTTGAGGAAAAGGGTAACGATGGCTTTGGCTATGATCCGATATTTTATCTTCCGGATTTGGGCAAAACGATGGCAGAGCTCAGCCTGGATCAAAAAAATGCGCTGAGCCACCGAGCGCAAGCGTTCGCTAAAGCTGTTCCCATTTTGGAAGGTTTAAGGCTGTAA
- the rph gene encoding ribonuclease PH, with protein MTRFDGRQADEIRSVKITRGYTEVPEGSVLIEVGKTRVLCTATVEEKVPPFKKGTNSGWVTAEYSMLPRATSIRNPREAAKGKLGGRTMEIQRLIGRALRSIVDMNKLGERTIWLDCDVLQADGGTRTASITGAYVALADAVNYLIKNQFVRQNPLIDSIAAISVGKVNGEAVVDLAYEEDSKAEVDMNIVMTGSGKFVELQGTAEGQPFDRNDLNEFLKLGELGITKLLELQKQALAEDIIDPMR; from the coding sequence ATGACGCGATTTGACGGAAGACAGGCGGATGAAATCCGCAGCGTAAAAATAACGAGAGGCTATACAGAAGTTCCGGAGGGTTCTGTGCTGATCGAGGTGGGAAAAACCAGGGTGCTTTGCACGGCGACTGTGGAGGAGAAAGTTCCCCCGTTTAAGAAGGGCACTAACAGCGGGTGGGTTACGGCTGAATATTCTATGCTTCCCAGAGCAACGTCCATCCGTAATCCGCGTGAAGCCGCCAAAGGAAAACTCGGCGGCCGGACGATGGAAATCCAACGGTTGATTGGCAGGGCACTGCGCTCGATCGTGGATATGAATAAGCTGGGAGAAAGAACGATCTGGCTGGACTGCGATGTACTTCAGGCCGATGGCGGAACGCGGACCGCATCGATCACCGGGGCGTATGTGGCGCTTGCGGATGCAGTAAACTACCTGATAAAAAATCAATTCGTGAGACAAAATCCGCTGATCGACAGCATCGCGGCCATCTCTGTCGGGAAAGTCAATGGCGAGGCGGTGGTGGATCTGGCATATGAAGAGGATTCCAAGGCGGAAGTCGACATGAATATTGTCATGACAGGATCCGGAAAGTTCGTGGAACTTCAGGGGACAGCAGAAGGACAGCCATTTGACCGAAATGATCTTAACGAGTTTTTAAAACTAGGTGAATTAGGAATAACGAAGTTGTTGGAATTGCAGAAACAGGCACTGGCAGAAGATATTATTGATCCCATGCGCTGA
- a CDS encoding TIGR01906 family membrane protein, giving the protein MTVSKLAAWFISIISAAVLMVVLLLTVIEQSAMDLDFYQSEYAKLDTAKEIGMSEQELQQTTVELLAYIQGERADLNIRAVINGQERPVFNQKEMTHMVDVQRLYTVSQTVRNLGMAGLLLLLILLRLLTRKEYWRFWARGYLLGAALFICVFGIIGFVISRDFLAFWNQFHAVIFTNDLWLLDPATDILIQMVPEQFFYDLVVRILTLFAGAIIAFIIPAAGIMTRRSVK; this is encoded by the coding sequence ATGACCGTATCAAAGTTAGCTGCGTGGTTTATTTCCATAATAAGTGCCGCTGTGTTAATGGTGGTGTTATTGCTTACTGTTATCGAGCAATCTGCCATGGATTTGGATTTCTATCAGTCCGAATACGCGAAACTAGACACGGCCAAGGAAATTGGCATGTCCGAACAGGAACTGCAGCAGACGACGGTAGAATTGCTGGCCTATATTCAGGGAGAACGTGCCGATTTAAATATCCGGGCAGTTATTAACGGTCAGGAACGACCGGTTTTTAACCAAAAGGAAATGACCCATATGGTGGATGTACAGCGGTTGTATACCGTGAGCCAGACTGTTCGTAATCTGGGTATGGCCGGCTTGCTGCTTTTGCTGATCCTATTGCGCCTGCTGACGAGGAAAGAATACTGGCGTTTTTGGGCACGCGGATATCTGCTGGGGGCAGCACTGTTTATTTGTGTATTCGGAATCATCGGCTTTGTGATTTCCCGTGACTTTTTGGCATTTTGGAATCAATTTCATGCCGTGATTTTCACGAATGATCTATGGCTATTGGATCCCGCCACCGATATTCTGATCCAAATGGTTCCGGAGCAGTTTTTTTATGATCTCGTTGTACGTATCCTGACCCTGTTTGCCGGCGCGATTATCGCGTTCATTATCCCGGCGGCAGGAATAATGACCCGGCGTAGTGTGAAATAA
- a CDS encoding O-methyltransferase: MFYPFELEKYLEELLPQRDELLSQMEQTALAETIPVVTPAVGHFLQLLVKTAGAKTILEIGTAIGYSTIYLARGAMETGGKVHTLDMNKHRLERAKEYIHAAGLDSVVTFSCENALTFLPKLTDPMDFVFLDAAKGEYPEYLDLITPHLVSGGLLVVDNVLFRGWVVPDSVFHRKYDRMVGKMRDFLKKLSGLPDFEISILPFGDGIALARKTSEHKEA; the protein is encoded by the coding sequence TTGTTCTATCCCTTTGAATTGGAAAAATACTTAGAAGAGCTGCTTCCGCAGCGAGATGAACTCTTAAGCCAAATGGAGCAGACAGCTTTAGCGGAAACGATCCCGGTGGTAACTCCGGCAGTGGGGCATTTTCTGCAGCTTTTGGTCAAAACAGCCGGCGCCAAGACCATACTGGAGATCGGCACAGCCATTGGCTACTCAACGATCTATCTGGCCAGAGGAGCTATGGAAACCGGCGGAAAAGTACATACTCTGGATATGAATAAGCATCGTCTGGAGAGAGCCAAGGAATATATCCATGCGGCGGGGCTTGATTCTGTCGTGACATTCAGTTGCGAAAATGCGCTGACATTCCTTCCCAAACTAACGGATCCCATGGATTTCGTCTTTCTGGACGCCGCCAAGGGGGAATATCCGGAATATCTTGATCTGATCACGCCGCACCTTGTGTCGGGCGGACTTCTTGTGGTGGATAATGTCCTATTCAGAGGCTGGGTGGTGCCGGATTCCGTTTTCCACCGGAAATACGATCGGATGGTCGGGAAAATGCGTGATTTTCTAAAGAAGCTTAGCGGGTTGCCTGATTTTGAAATCAGTATCCTTCCCTTCGGCGATGGCATTGCGCTGGCGCGTAAAACATCCGAGCATAAGGAAGCATAA
- a CDS encoding Fe-S-containing hydro-lyase, translated as MRNVIRITAPLEATAAASLRCGDNVLISGVVYTGRDAAHKRMIEALEKGEDLPFDPTGQVLYFVGPAPAKPGKVIGSAGPTTSGRMDAYSPRLLARGLKGMIGKGLRSEEVKTAIKANGAVYFGAIGGAGALLASCIKEAEVIAYPELGTEAVRRLVVEDLPAVVLIDSHGQDLYEIGKKEYRR; from the coding sequence ATGCGTAATGTTATCAGAATAACCGCCCCTCTCGAGGCCACGGCGGCAGCAAGCCTGCGCTGCGGCGATAACGTTCTGATCAGCGGCGTTGTTTATACGGGAAGAGACGCAGCACATAAACGCATGATTGAAGCGCTGGAAAAAGGGGAAGATTTGCCGTTTGACCCCACGGGACAGGTCTTGTATTTTGTCGGACCTGCACCGGCGAAGCCCGGCAAGGTGATCGGCTCAGCCGGTCCGACCACCAGCGGGCGAATGGACGCCTATTCACCCCGGCTTCTGGCTAGAGGCCTTAAAGGGATGATCGGCAAAGGTCTGCGTTCGGAAGAAGTCAAAACAGCGATCAAAGCTAACGGCGCTGTCTATTTTGGCGCGATCGGCGGAGCGGGAGCCTTGTTAGCTTCCTGTATCAAAGAAGCGGAAGTCATCGCCTATCCGGAATTGGGCACGGAGGCTGTACGCCGGCTTGTCGTTGAAGATTTACCTGCTGTTGTGCTGATCGATAGTCATGGTCAGGATCTCTATGAGATCGGCAAGAAAGAATACCGGAGATGA
- a CDS encoding fumarate hydratase, producing the protein MKVINIEEIHAAVEKLCIEANCILNQDVIDAIRAGLRTEESPQGREVLRLLLENAEIAASDRVPICQDTGMAVLFVEVGQDVRVVGGDLTEALNEGVRRGYEKGYLRKSVVKDPFDRVNTGDNTPAVIHYDIVPGSNLSITIAPKGFGSENMGALKMFKPSDGLPAVLDFIVDTVDKAGPNPCPPIVVGVGIGGTMEKAAYLAKKALLRPIGEANPDHTYAQLENELLTRINDLGIGPQGFGGRTTALAVNMEVFPTHIAGLPAAVNINCHVTRHSQVILEGREPSNA; encoded by the coding sequence ATGAAAGTCATTAATATTGAAGAAATCCATGCTGCAGTGGAAAAACTATGTATTGAAGCAAATTGCATTCTTAATCAGGATGTGATTGATGCCATACGGGCCGGACTTAGGACAGAAGAATCGCCTCAAGGCAGAGAAGTGCTTCGGCTGCTGCTGGAAAACGCTGAAATTGCTGCGTCAGACAGGGTGCCGATTTGCCAGGATACCGGAATGGCGGTGCTCTTTGTTGAGGTCGGTCAGGATGTCCGCGTTGTTGGCGGTGATTTGACAGAAGCCCTGAATGAAGGGGTGCGCAGAGGTTACGAAAAAGGCTATTTACGCAAGTCCGTAGTCAAGGATCCGTTCGACAGAGTGAATACCGGCGATAACACCCCTGCTGTGATCCATTATGACATCGTACCGGGGTCAAACCTGAGTATAACCATAGCTCCGAAAGGCTTTGGCAGCGAAAATATGGGTGCCCTGAAGATGTTTAAACCCTCCGATGGACTGCCGGCCGTGCTGGATTTTATTGTAGACACGGTGGACAAAGCAGGCCCTAATCCCTGCCCGCCCATCGTTGTTGGGGTAGGGATCGGCGGCACCATGGAGAAAGCGGCCTATTTAGCCAAAAAGGCGCTTCTTCGGCCAATCGGGGAAGCGAATCCGGATCACACATATGCCCAGCTGGAGAATGAACTGCTTACCCGCATCAATGATCTGGGGATTGGGCCCCAAGGATTCGGGGGACGGACAACGGCACTCGCCGTGAACATGGAGGTCTTTCCGACCCACATCGCCGGATTGCCGGCTGCGGTGAATATCAACTGCCACGTGACCCGGCACAGTCAAGTCATTTTGGAAGGGAGGGAGCCCTCCAATGCGTAA
- a CDS encoding MarR family winged helix-turn-helix transcriptional regulator has product MLESKELAGHFDTLMQRLCVSTHKQKNDFAEKLGISRQQFDVLSIIYEKGQITMGELCREISSACSTATDLADKLEKAGYVERIREKRDRRIVRLNILPAGEKLIRSVIDARTNHIVSILSSYDHEDRVRLISIMETLTDKLDRLSKKEESVKEECIKEECVEV; this is encoded by the coding sequence ATGTTGGAAAGTAAAGAGTTAGCGGGTCATTTTGATACTTTAATGCAAAGGCTGTGCGTTTCGACCCACAAGCAAAAGAATGACTTTGCAGAAAAGCTGGGGATTTCCCGACAACAATTTGACGTATTATCGATTATCTATGAAAAAGGGCAGATCACCATGGGTGAACTTTGCCGAGAGATTTCGTCCGCATGCAGTACGGCAACCGATTTAGCGGATAAACTGGAAAAGGCGGGATATGTGGAACGAATCCGCGAAAAGCGGGATCGCCGGATCGTCAGGCTGAATATTCTGCCGGCAGGGGAGAAGTTGATCCGTTCAGTCATCGATGCGCGGACGAATCATATCGTCAGTATATTGTCTTCCTATGATCACGAAGATCGGGTGCGGTTGATCAGTATCATGGAAACGCTCACAGATAAACTGGATCGGCTTTCAAAAAAAGAGGAAAGCGTCAAAGAAGAATGCATCAAAGAGGAATGTGTCGAAGTTTGA
- a CDS encoding GerMN domain-containing protein → MRKVKLLLTFTLAIVSIFFLVGCNILDGLVKDNGGETPLSQILNRNTSSDDTVAVITNPEQGEQTVKLYFADKNGELLIEESRTIPKTLSLARETVNQWLLGPSGATDSYPVVNPQTTLKDIAIKNGIAIVDLSKEFLQPYSNVAAETALYGLVNTLTQFATVEIVTIRVEGQEIKTYRSLSTDNLRYRADIVGYSAGSSVDKTNKPIEAADESSVDNADSHNDSSTADSATASPSAINLFGS, encoded by the coding sequence ATGCGGAAAGTAAAGCTGTTGCTTACTTTTACCCTGGCAATCGTGTCCATTTTTTTCTTGGTTGGCTGTAATATTCTTGATGGCCTTGTCAAAGATAACGGAGGTGAAACGCCGTTAAGTCAAATTTTGAACCGGAATACATCATCGGATGATACGGTCGCTGTTATCACCAATCCTGAGCAGGGAGAACAGACAGTGAAGTTGTATTTTGCCGATAAAAATGGCGAATTATTGATAGAGGAAAGCAGGACGATCCCTAAGACGTTGAGCTTGGCCAGGGAAACCGTCAATCAATGGCTGTTAGGTCCCAGTGGGGCGACGGATTCCTATCCGGTAGTCAATCCGCAGACAACACTAAAAGATATCGCGATCAAGAACGGTATTGCCATCGTTGATCTCAGTAAGGAATTCTTACAGCCATACAGTAATGTTGCTGCCGAAACGGCTCTCTATGGTCTAGTCAACACACTGACTCAGTTCGCCACGGTTGAAATCGTCACCATTCGTGTCGAGGGCCAGGAAATTAAAACGTATCGCAGCTTGAGTACGGATAATTTGCGTTACCGTGCTGACATCGTTGGGTATTCCGCTGGTTCCTCCGTGGACAAGACCAATAAACCGATCGAGGCAGCGGATGAGAGTTCAGTTGATAACGCGGATTCACATAATGACAGCAGCACGGCCGATAGTGCGACAGCATCGCCAAGCGCGATTAATCTCTTTGGCAGCTGA
- a CDS encoding LytR/AlgR family response regulator transcription factor, giving the protein MKIKALIVDDESPARKELRYLLKPIEDVLIVGEAENALEAMELIENVDYSVIFLDINMPGLNGIELARKLSNSPDPPAVIFTTAHEEFAFDAFSVHAYDYLLKPVHPKRLDEALNTVRKRLKPVSQAPKVSKPPLPPIPSPSPTVIPDSKVESDKDDATEVRPLEVIAAENNGKTILIRPEEIIYISTDKDNVYVKTEGEFLLTRYTLRELESRLDQKTFFRTHRCYLVNIKKMRELIPYFNGTYTVVVQDKEKSEVPVSRTQARKLKDILGI; this is encoded by the coding sequence ATGAAAATCAAAGCGTTGATCGTTGACGACGAATCCCCGGCGCGTAAAGAATTACGTTATCTTCTGAAGCCTATCGAGGATGTACTGATCGTTGGTGAAGCCGAGAATGCACTGGAAGCGATGGAACTGATTGAGAATGTTGATTATTCCGTCATCTTCCTCGATATCAACATGCCCGGATTAAATGGTATAGAGCTTGCCCGGAAGCTATCCAACAGCCCCGACCCACCGGCAGTTATATTCACAACAGCGCATGAAGAATTTGCCTTTGACGCTTTCAGTGTGCATGCCTACGACTATCTGCTTAAACCTGTGCACCCCAAACGATTGGATGAAGCCCTCAATACCGTCCGAAAACGGCTGAAGCCTGTTTCCCAAGCTCCTAAAGTTTCTAAACCTCCTCTCCCTCCGATCCCTTCCCCATCTCCGACCGTAATACCGGATTCAAAAGTGGAATCCGATAAAGACGATGCCACCGAGGTAAGACCGCTTGAGGTGATCGCTGCGGAAAATAACGGTAAAACCATCTTGATCAGACCCGAAGAAATCATCTATATCTCGACGGATAAAGATAATGTCTATGTAAAAACAGAAGGGGAATTCCTGCTTACGCGGTATACACTGCGTGAATTGGAATCCCGCCTTGACCAGAAAACGTTTTTTCGAACGCATCGCTGCTATCTCGTCAATATCAAAAAAATGCGCGAACTTATCCCTTACTTTAACGGAACGTATACGGTGGTTGTCCAGGACAAAGAAAAAAGCGAAGTGCCTGTCAGCCGGACTCAAGCCCGTAAGCTGAAGGATATACTTGGGATCTAG
- the spoIIR gene encoding stage II sporulation protein R produces MNKGIVNKSIYRLILCISLCAGILFLNPAATSAINPDMNKQELIRFHVIANSDSEDDQRLKYAVRDAILKEVAPRLAKSGSLAESREMILDMEDELLRISQQVIWEWGKTNTVSFDYGVFTFPTKSYGNIVLPGGEYEAVEIKIGKAEGANWWCVLYPPLCFVNVEESTEVPVDGKAAVPLDSTSKNKKPTKKVGFLLGRLFD; encoded by the coding sequence ATGAACAAAGGCATTGTGAATAAAAGCATTTATCGTCTTATCCTATGCATTAGCCTGTGCGCAGGGATTCTATTTTTAAATCCGGCAGCCACATCAGCCATTAATCCCGACATGAATAAACAGGAACTTATCCGTTTCCACGTCATTGCCAATTCTGACAGTGAGGACGATCAACGTTTAAAATACGCCGTCCGGGATGCCATTCTGAAAGAAGTCGCCCCCCGGCTTGCGAAGTCCGGCTCTCTGGCGGAATCCAGAGAAATGATCTTAGACATGGAAGATGAATTGCTCCGGATTTCGCAACAGGTAATTTGGGAGTGGGGCAAAACAAATACCGTTTCCTTTGACTATGGCGTTTTTACGTTCCCGACCAAGTCGTATGGCAATATTGTTCTGCCCGGCGGTGAGTATGAAGCCGTTGAAATCAAAATCGGAAAGGCGGAGGGGGCCAATTGGTGGTGTGTTCTTTATCCGCCGCTGTGCTTTGTAAATGTTGAGGAATCGACGGAAGTTCCGGTGGACGGGAAAGCGGCCGTGCCGTTAGATTCGACGTCCAAAAATAAAAAACCGACTAAAAAAGTCGGCTTCCTGCTGGGGCGTTTATTCGACTAG
- a CDS encoding ZIP family metal transporter — protein sequence MLLDFQSPLYLVYISTIAGLATTAGCLLVLLLGKPPEFLLSVLLAGAGGVMLAVVVFDLLPLALSFKQPQMVLYGFLSGNVLMLIADKMLKRRHDGNILSRQSRLQRTGILIASGIALHDIPEGMAIAAGHESTGQLGMLIAIGIALHNLPEGMATATPLLMGGTPRFKILALTFAIAFFTPFGAIIGRLAMEAVQTSLCFFIALAAGAMIFLVFAELLPLSRENHPVWAFLGGTVGFIAFGLISSLLPH from the coding sequence ATGCTGCTTGATTTTCAGTCACCGCTTTATCTCGTCTATATCAGTACCATTGCCGGTTTGGCCACAACCGCAGGGTGTCTGCTCGTATTATTGTTAGGAAAACCGCCGGAATTCCTTCTGTCTGTTCTTTTAGCCGGCGCAGGAGGCGTGATGCTGGCGGTGGTCGTTTTTGACCTGTTACCCCTCGCACTGAGCTTCAAACAGCCGCAGATGGTGCTCTATGGCTTTCTGTCCGGTAATGTTCTTATGTTGATAGCCGACAAGATGTTGAAACGCCGCCATGATGGGAATATACTCAGTCGGCAAAGCCGTTTGCAGCGAACGGGTATCCTGATCGCCTCAGGAATCGCTCTTCATGATATTCCCGAGGGCATGGCGATAGCAGCCGGACATGAATCCACCGGCCAGTTAGGTATGCTGATCGCGATTGGCATTGCCCTGCACAATCTTCCGGAAGGAATGGCCACGGCGACGCCCCTGCTGATGGGAGGAACCCCGCGTTTCAAAATCCTGGCCCTCACGTTTGCGATTGCCTTTTTTACCCCATTCGGTGCGATCATCGGTCGTTTGGCAATGGAAGCGGTACAGACATCCTTGTGTTTCTTTATTGCGCTGGCCGCCGGTGCGATGATTTTTCTCGTCTTTGCCGAGTTACTGCCGCTCTCCCGGGAAAACCATCCGGTTTGGGCCTTTCTCGGCGGTACAGTGGGGTTTATAGCTTTTGGGTTAATCTCATCCCTATTACCGCATTGA
- a CDS encoding GDSL-type esterase/lipase family protein, translating into MRTYRLMIRIIQLSIVMTAIVIVMGYFDILHVGQLSFSFENYLHVQNNDGNITNPGTDSDNTAEKPSTNPDDGTAANNDGTNTKIVCLGDSFTYGYPGEPSASWPQRVGDVLKIEVINAGKTYQNASDLLNRFDQDVTAQKPGKVVIFAGVGDAIRGTSLADYQNSIKALVEKAKANDMVPVLALPIPYKDTDVLYKQYREWEVAYAQENKITVLDFKNVLFDSEDHMLSQYTDNGTYPNKAGYQAMGDYAATVLK; encoded by the coding sequence TTGCGTACATATCGTTTGATGATCCGGATTATTCAACTCTCCATTGTGATGACCGCCATTGTCATCGTCATGGGGTATTTTGATATTTTGCATGTTGGACAACTCAGCTTTTCGTTCGAAAATTATTTGCACGTGCAGAACAATGACGGCAATATAACCAATCCGGGAACCGATTCGGATAATACGGCAGAAAAACCATCGACTAATCCCGATGATGGCACGGCTGCCAATAATGATGGAACCAATACCAAAATTGTCTGCCTCGGAGATTCCTTCACCTATGGCTATCCGGGTGAACCCAGTGCTTCATGGCCCCAGCGCGTAGGCGATGTGCTTAAAATTGAGGTCATCAATGCCGGTAAAACGTACCAGAATGCATCCGATCTGTTGAACCGTTTCGATCAGGATGTCACCGCCCAAAAGCCTGGAAAAGTCGTCATTTTTGCCGGCGTCGGGGATGCGATCAGAGGGACATCCTTAGCGGATTACCAGAATAGCATCAAGGCTCTGGTTGAAAAAGCCAAAGCGAATGATATGGTACCGGTATTGGCATTGCCTATACCCTATAAAGATACGGACGTGCTGTATAAGCAATACAGAGAATGGGAAGTTGCCTATGCCCAGGAAAATAAGATCACGGTTCTGGACTTTAAAAACGTACTTTTTGACAGTGAAGACCATATGCTTAGTCAGTACACGGATAATGGCACCTATCCGAATAAAGCCGGTTACCAGGCGATGGGGGATTATGCGGCTACCGTACTGAAATAG
- a CDS encoding YlbF family regulator: MDYILKARELGEALLSTPEVIKLKEAEAQIQSDPECAKAFATYQEKEQQILTAQMFGKVVSEKDSIALIDLKMRLAKQYPAIRSFFSVQQELEKIMASVNLTITTTIYGMPSADQLPIPEGLKGLAQQLLSSIGGDSNSPTMNIPEGFKLPDGLNMGDILNRINSKS; the protein is encoded by the coding sequence ATGGACTACATTCTTAAAGCGCGCGAGCTCGGTGAAGCCCTGCTCAGTACACCCGAAGTGATCAAACTGAAAGAAGCTGAAGCACAAATCCAAAGTGATCCCGAGTGCGCCAAAGCATTTGCCACGTATCAGGAAAAAGAGCAGCAGATCCTGACAGCCCAAATGTTCGGCAAGGTTGTATCGGAAAAGGACAGTATTGCCCTGATCGATTTGAAAATGCGCTTGGCCAAGCAATATCCCGCCATCCGCAGTTTTTTCAGTGTTCAGCAGGAATTGGAAAAAATAATGGCTTCTGTCAATCTCACCATAACGACTACGATCTATGGGATGCCAAGCGCCGATCAGCTGCCAATACCCGAAGGATTAAAAGGGCTGGCCCAACAGCTCTTAAGCAGTATCGGCGGTGACAGCAATTCACCGACCATGAACATTCCCGAGGGGTTTAAGCTTCCGGACGGATTGAACATGGGAGATATTCTGAATCGTATCAATTCGAAAAGTTAG
- a CDS encoding cell wall hydrolase, with product MVDRRCRRGLAIVLTTVLFLSASTQHAYALTEKPSESVFSKVWEINETIIEKARETDFLRIFDRLTSRIEDMISNDDDSISFSVITMPQLNNTEADSADSQIALNAEPLNNEACDQERQSEPSRGQGIVCDEEDIRLLAKIIYAEARGESFEGQVAVGAVVLNRVESSHFPDTIKDVIYQPGQFSAVNDKQIELTPDDQAYEAALAALEGQDPTNGAVFYYNPMTATDNWIKTRDVVKHIGNHTFCV from the coding sequence TTGGTAGACCGACGATGTCGCAGAGGTTTAGCGATAGTCCTGACTACCGTGCTATTCCTCAGCGCTTCCACTCAACATGCCTATGCTCTTACGGAAAAACCATCAGAAAGTGTCTTTTCGAAGGTATGGGAAATAAACGAAACCATTATCGAAAAAGCCAGGGAAACAGATTTCTTACGTATATTCGATCGGCTGACATCCAGAATTGAAGATATGATATCTAACGATGATGACAGCATATCCTTTTCGGTTATCACTATGCCCCAGTTAAACAATACTGAAGCCGACTCCGCCGACTCGCAAATAGCTTTGAACGCTGAACCTTTAAATAATGAAGCTTGCGATCAGGAACGTCAATCCGAGCCTTCCCGCGGACAAGGAATTGTGTGCGATGAGGAAGATATCCGGCTCTTAGCTAAAATCATCTATGCAGAAGCCCGGGGAGAAAGCTTTGAAGGTCAGGTTGCTGTCGGAGCGGTCGTCTTAAACCGCGTAGAAAGTTCTCATTTTCCGGACACGATCAAGGATGTCATATATCAACCGGGACAGTTTTCGGCTGTGAATGACAAACAAATCGAGCTCACACCGGATGATCAAGCGTATGAGGCGGCATTGGCAGCCTTAGAGGGTCAGGATCCAACGAACGGCGCTGTATTTTACTATAATCCAATGACCGCCACCGACAATTGGATCAAAACACGGGATGTGGTCAAGCATATTGGCAATCACACATTTTGCGTATAA